From Nitrobacter sp. NHB1, a single genomic window includes:
- a CDS encoding IS5 family transposase, with translation MGQLSFASLDYAAKKKRTKRDVFLAEMAGVVPWVALEALIEPHYPKAGPSGGRRPFPLAVMLRIYCLQQWYNLSDPGAEEVLYDICSMRTFAGLELGRDTIPDETTILNFRHLLERHELTKAIFVAIAEFLEIRGALLRGGTIIDATLIAASPSTKNKAQKRDPEMRSSKKGNQWSFGMKAHIGVDATSGLVHTAGVTTGSVHDAKVMDNLIREDDRAVYGDKGYANDRKQRQAEAAGVLWAVKAKAKPGRPLSISQRRRNRRFGKIRAKVEHMFRVMKYQFGYRKVRYRGIAKNGAQVFAMLALANLFLARRTLASA, from the coding sequence ATGGGCCAGCTGAGTTTCGCGTCGCTCGATTATGCGGCCAAGAAGAAGCGCACGAAGCGAGATGTGTTTTTGGCTGAGATGGCAGGCGTGGTGCCTTGGGTCGCGCTCGAAGCTTTGATCGAGCCGCATTATCCCAAGGCGGGTCCGAGTGGCGGTCGGCGACCATTTCCATTGGCGGTGATGCTACGGATTTATTGCTTGCAGCAGTGGTACAACCTCTCTGATCCCGGCGCGGAAGAAGTCCTTTACGACATTTGCTCGATGCGCACGTTCGCGGGTCTGGAGCTCGGACGCGACACCATCCCCGATGAGACGACCATCTTGAACTTCCGGCATCTGCTGGAGCGTCACGAGTTGACGAAGGCGATATTCGTCGCGATTGCAGAGTTTCTGGAGATTCGCGGTGCTCTGCTGCGTGGCGGCACCATCATCGACGCGACGCTGATCGCGGCATCGCCATCGACGAAGAACAAGGCACAGAAGCGCGACCCCGAGATGCGCTCATCGAAGAAGGGCAACCAGTGGTCCTTTGGCATGAAGGCCCACATCGGTGTCGATGCGACAAGCGGGCTCGTGCACACCGCGGGCGTGACCACAGGCAGTGTGCATGACGCCAAGGTCATGGACAATCTGATCCGCGAGGATGATCGTGCGGTGTATGGCGACAAGGGATATGCCAACGACCGCAAACAACGACAGGCGGAAGCAGCGGGTGTTCTGTGGGCCGTGAAGGCGAAAGCGAAGCCCGGACGCCCGCTGTCGATATCGCAACGCCGGCGCAATCGCCGCTTCGGAAAAATCCGCGCCAAGGTCGAGCACATGTTCCGGGTGATGAAATACCAGTTCGGCTATCGCAAGGTTCGCTATCGCGGCATCGCCAAAAACGGCGCACAGGTCTTCGCGATGCTCGCGCTCGCAAACCTATTCCTTGCCCGCAGGACACTTGCGTCCGCTTGA